A single genomic interval of Musa acuminata AAA Group cultivar baxijiao chromosome BXJ3-4, Cavendish_Baxijiao_AAA, whole genome shotgun sequence harbors:
- the LOC135635732 gene encoding protein NUCLEAR FUSION DEFECTIVE 6, mitochondrial-like isoform X1, whose translation MAAVARSVLRSHSLRAGAARVAAESAAASRPLLRGIPKMRPAVAARFLRSPVEASFCVETLMPMHSATASALMTSLLSVSRRGYGWLSEGRDETR comes from the exons ATGGCCGCCGTGGCTAGGTCTGTCCTTCGCTCGCATTCGCTCCGGGCCGGGGCGGCGCGGGTCGCCGCCGAGTCCGCTGCGGCCTCGCGCCCTCTACTTCGCGGTATCCCCAAGATGAGGCCGGCTGTCGCCGCTCGCTTCCTCAG GTCTCCTGTCGAGGCGAGCTTCTGCGTGGAGACGCTGATGCCGATGCACAGCGCAACGGCCTCGGCGCTGATGACATCGTTGCTCAGCGTTTCGCGTAGAGGATACGGGTGGCTTTCTGAAG GACGAGATGAAACTAGATGA
- the LOC135635732 gene encoding protein NUCLEAR FUSION DEFECTIVE 6, mitochondrial-like isoform X2, with translation MAAVARSVLRSHSLRAGAARVAAESAAASRPLLRGIPKMRPAVAARFLRSPVEASFCVETLMPMHSATASALMTSLLSVSRRGYGWLSEAGSEDA, from the exons ATGGCCGCCGTGGCTAGGTCTGTCCTTCGCTCGCATTCGCTCCGGGCCGGGGCGGCGCGGGTCGCCGCCGAGTCCGCTGCGGCCTCGCGCCCTCTACTTCGCGGTATCCCCAAGATGAGGCCGGCTGTCGCCGCTCGCTTCCTCAG GTCTCCTGTCGAGGCGAGCTTCTGCGTGGAGACGCTGATGCCGATGCACAGCGCAACGGCCTCGGCGCTGATGACATCGTTGCTCAGCGTTTCGCGTAGAGGATACGGGTGGCTTTCTGAAG CTGGCAGTGAAGATGCATGA
- the LOC135634908 gene encoding protein DMP4-like, whose protein sequence is MAPKMTDVEAQQQQKQPLLAPDSAGDDQATLVQKAISQTFKSTAHLAKLLPTGTVLAFQLLSPIFTDGGHCMAVNRLMTECLVAICGLSCFVLSFTDSFRDGNGTVRYGLATFRGLWVIDGTKPLPPAIAARYRIKFIDWAHALVSVLVFAAVALFDQNVVSCFFPMPSEETKQVLTCLPVGIGVIGSILFVTFPTTRHGIGFPLSPH, encoded by the coding sequence ATGGCGCCTAAGATGACCGACGTAGAAgctcagcagcagcagaagcagcctCTCTTGGCTCCGGATTCGGCCGGCGATGACCAAGCGACCCTCGTGCAGAAAGCCATCAGCCAGACCTTTAAGAGCACCGCCCACCTCGCCAAGCTGCTCCCCACCGGCACCGTGCTCGCCTTCCAGCTCCTCTCCCCCATCTTCACCGACGGAGGCCACTGCATGGCGGTGAACCGGCTGATGACCGAGTGCCTCGTGGCCATCTGCGGCCTCTCCTGCTTCGTCCTCAGTTTCACCGACAGCTTCCGTGACGGCAACGGCACGGTGCGGTATGGGCTGGCCACATTCCGGGGACTGTGGGTTATCGACGGCACCAAGCCGCTCCCTCCGGCGATCGCGGCGAGATACAGGATCAAGTTCATCGACTGGGCCCACGCGTTGGTGTCCGTTCTGGTGTTTGCGGCGGTGGCGCTGTTCGACCAGAACGTGGTGTCCTGCTTCTTCCCGATGCCGTCGGAAGAGACGAAGCAGGTTCTGACGTGCTTGCCGGTGGGGATCGGAGTCATCGGCAGCATTCTGTTTGTTACTTTCCCTACCACCCGCCATGGAATTGGCTTTCCCCTCTCCCCGCACTGA
- the LOC103981122 gene encoding auxin response factor 15 isoform X1 produces the protein MGIDLNTIEEEDEEPEHPAHAAPPPAAAAVEDAFQGTPVCLELWHACAGPRIWLPKKGSLVVYLPQGHMEHLGDGGGGGADGGGRGGICRRDVPPHCLCRVIDVKLHADAATDDVYAQLSLLAESEDFERRMKMGEVEGNEEGDDVECINRSSVPHMFCKTLTASDTSTHGGFSVPRRAAEDCFPPLDYKLQRPSQELIAKDLHGMEWRFRHIYRGQPRRHLLTTGWSAFVNRKKLISGDAVLFLRGTDGELRLGIRRAVQFKSSNPVSAHPSGNSTLATLADIANAVSTRKVFHVYYNPRANSSDFIVPYWKFVKSFNSSISVGIRFKMIYESDDASERRFDIRSFLGFKLRCVECCSFTFFYRSTGLVTGISDVDPVRWPGSKWRCLLVNWDVDADSNQQNRISPWEIEPTGSVSGSGSLSTVGSKRAKIGLPSVNMDFPIPNGNGCPDLRESASIHKVLQGQEFMRLGAPNCIGVTASHVFGIGNPQYSEKGCSTDANGSIIGESVPGGRVRIPHGKSDSSFNRTGFSESIRFQKVLQGQEVFSRNPPFLGAPCDAHVRNGVYGQFDDVHTSRAESRLPIAPHGYVTLLQQSLPSIQAFSPSSVLMFQDASCVSLSAHSMPGMNYQDRGDEGCRFAMLNGSEPLHREEANFPSWPPTMACHFANQQCKMVKVHDPVLDGKLDFENERSVSRKGCRLFGFPLTERIPVANLVDKPPPVTPVTSMPQMPAKPVGCSSALYALRAAPI, from the exons ATGGGGATCGATTTGAACACgatagaggaggaggatgaggagccgGAGCACCCAGCCCATGCCGCTCCACCGCCCGCGGCAGCGGCAGTTGAGGACGCGTTTCAGGGAACGCCTGTGTGCCTGGAGCTGTGGCACGCCTGCGCAGGGCCCCGTATATGGTTGCCCAAGAAGGGGAGCTTGGTGGTGTACTTGCCGCAGGGGCACATGGAGCACCTCGGggacggcggaggcggcggcgccgacGGTGGAGGGAGAGGGGGAATCTGCCGCCGTGATGTGCCCCCTCATTGCTTATGTCGTGTGATCGACGTCAAGCTCCAT GCTGATGCCGCTACAGACGATGTGTACGCTCAGCTCTCTCTTCTTGCCGAAAGCGAG GATTTTGAACGAAGAATGAAGATGGGTGAGGTTGAAGGAAATGAGGAAGGAGATGATGTTGAGTGCATAAACAGATCCTCTGTCCCCCATATGTTCTGCAAGACCCTCACTGCATCTGACACTAGCACCCATGGAGGGTTCTCTGTGCCCCGCCGAGCTGCTGAGGACTGCTTCCCTCCCCTG GATTATAAGCTGCAGAGACCTTCGCAAGAGCTTATTGCAAAAGACTTACATGGCATGGAATGGAGGTTTCGACATATCTATAGAG GTCAACCGCGCAGGCATCTTCTTACAACTGGATGGAGTGCATTTGTGAATAGGAAAAAGCTCATATCAGGAGATGCAGTGCTCTTTCTTCG GGGTACTGATGGGGAGCTTAGATTGGGTATTAGGAGAGCAGTACAATTTAAAAGCAGCAATCCAGTTTCAGCACATCCAAGTGGGAACTCGACTCTTGCTACATTGGCCGATATTGCTAATGCTGTGTCCACAAGAAAAGTATTCCATGTCTATTATAACCCAAG GGCAAACTCGTCGGATTTCATTGTTCCATACTGGAAATTTGTAAAAAGCTTCAATAGTTCCATTTCTGTGGGAATCAGGTTCAAAATGATTTATGAAAGTGACGATGCCTCAGAGAGAAGGTTTGATATACGTTCTTTTTTAGGATTTAAATTGAGATGTGTTGAATGTTGTTCATTTACCTTTTTCTATAGGTCCACAGGACTGGTAACTGGGATCAGTGACGTGGACCCTGTAAGATGGCCTGGTTCCAAGTGGAGGTGTCTGTTG GTAAATTGGGACGTTGATGCAGATAGTAATCAACAGAATAGGATATCCCCATGGGAAATTGAACCGACTGGTTCAGTTTCGGGCTCTGGCAGCCTGTCAACAGTAGGTTCCAAGAGGGCCAAAATCGGTCTTCCCTCTGTCAATATGGATTTTCCAATTCCGA ATGGAAATGGTTGTCCAGACTTGAGGGAATCTGCAAGTATCCACAAGgtcttgcaaggtcaagaatttaTGAGACTCGGTGCTCCAAATTGCATTGGTGTGACAGCTTCTCATGTTTTCGGGATTGGAAATCCTCAGTACTCAGAGAAGGGATGTTCCACTGATGCAAATGGCAGCATCATAGGTGAATCTGTTCCAGGAGGTAGGGTCAGAATCCCACATGGAAAATCTGACTCGTCCTTCAATCGCACAGGCTTTAGTGAATCTATCCGATTCCAGAAGGTCTTGCAAGGTCAAGAAGTTTTCTCAAGAAATCCTCCTTTCCTTGGAGCACCATGTGATGCTCATGTAAGGAATGGTGTGTACGGCCAGTTTGATGATGTTCACACATCTCGTGCTGAAAGCAGATTGCCTATAGCACCCCATGGATATGTTACTCTTCTTCAACAGTCTTTGCCATCAATTCAAGCATTTTCCCCATCTTCGGTGCTAATGTTTCAAGATGCAAGTTGTGTATCTCTGTCAGCTCATTCTATGCCTGGCATGAATTATCAAGACAGAGGTGATGAAGGGTGCCGCTTTGCCATGTTAAATGGTTCAGAACCCTTGCATAGAGAAGAAGCAAACTTTCCATCTTGGCCTCCAACAATGGCTTGTCATTTTGCCAACCAGCAATGCAAAATGGTAAAAGTCCATGATCCTGTCTTGGATGGTAAGCTGGACTTTGAAAACGAGCGAAGTGTCAGCCGAAAAGGTTGCAGACTTTTTGGTTTTCCCTTAACCGAGAGGATTCCTGTGGCAAATTTAGTCGACAAACCTCCTCCAGTCACTCCAGTTACTTCAATGCCTCAAATGCCTGCTAAGCCCGTCGGGTGCAGCAGTGCCCTTTATGCTTTGCGTGCAGCTCCAATTTAG
- the LOC103981122 gene encoding auxin response factor 2 isoform X3 codes for MGIDLNTIEEEDEEPEHPAHAAPPPAAAAVEDAFQGTPVCLELWHACAGPRIWLPKKGSLVVYLPQGHMEHLGDGGGGGADGGGRGGICRRDVPPHCLCRVIDVKLHADAATDDVYAQLSLLAESEDFERRMKMGEVEGNEEGDDVECINRSSVPHMFCKTLTASDTSTHGGFSVPRRAAEDCFPPLDYKLQRPSQELIAKDLHGMEWRFRHIYRGQPRRHLLTTGWSAFVNRKKLISGDAVLFLRGTDGELRLGIRRAVQFKSSNPVSAHPSGNSTLATLADIANAVSTRKVFHVYYNPRANSSDFIVPYWKFVKSFNSSISVGIRSTGLVTGISDVDPVRWPGSKWRCLLVNWDVDADSNQQNRISPWEIEPTGSVSGSGSLSTVGSKRAKIGLPSVNMDFPIPNGNGCPDLRESASIHKVLQGQEFMRLGAPNCIGVTASHVFGIGNPQYSEKGCSTDANGSIIGESVPGGRVRIPHGKSDSSFNRTGFSESIRFQKVLQGQEVFSRNPPFLGAPCDAHVRNGVYGQFDDVHTSRAESRLPIAPHGYVTLLQQSLPSIQAFSPSSVLMFQDASCVSLSAHSMPGMNYQDRGDEGCRFAMLNGSEPLHREEANFPSWPPTMACHFANQQCKMVKVHDPVLDGKLDFENERSVSRKGCRLFGFPLTERIPVANLVDKPPPVTPVTSMPQMPAKPVGCSSALYALRAAPI; via the exons ATGGGGATCGATTTGAACACgatagaggaggaggatgaggagccgGAGCACCCAGCCCATGCCGCTCCACCGCCCGCGGCAGCGGCAGTTGAGGACGCGTTTCAGGGAACGCCTGTGTGCCTGGAGCTGTGGCACGCCTGCGCAGGGCCCCGTATATGGTTGCCCAAGAAGGGGAGCTTGGTGGTGTACTTGCCGCAGGGGCACATGGAGCACCTCGGggacggcggaggcggcggcgccgacGGTGGAGGGAGAGGGGGAATCTGCCGCCGTGATGTGCCCCCTCATTGCTTATGTCGTGTGATCGACGTCAAGCTCCAT GCTGATGCCGCTACAGACGATGTGTACGCTCAGCTCTCTCTTCTTGCCGAAAGCGAG GATTTTGAACGAAGAATGAAGATGGGTGAGGTTGAAGGAAATGAGGAAGGAGATGATGTTGAGTGCATAAACAGATCCTCTGTCCCCCATATGTTCTGCAAGACCCTCACTGCATCTGACACTAGCACCCATGGAGGGTTCTCTGTGCCCCGCCGAGCTGCTGAGGACTGCTTCCCTCCCCTG GATTATAAGCTGCAGAGACCTTCGCAAGAGCTTATTGCAAAAGACTTACATGGCATGGAATGGAGGTTTCGACATATCTATAGAG GTCAACCGCGCAGGCATCTTCTTACAACTGGATGGAGTGCATTTGTGAATAGGAAAAAGCTCATATCAGGAGATGCAGTGCTCTTTCTTCG GGGTACTGATGGGGAGCTTAGATTGGGTATTAGGAGAGCAGTACAATTTAAAAGCAGCAATCCAGTTTCAGCACATCCAAGTGGGAACTCGACTCTTGCTACATTGGCCGATATTGCTAATGCTGTGTCCACAAGAAAAGTATTCCATGTCTATTATAACCCAAG GGCAAACTCGTCGGATTTCATTGTTCCATACTGGAAATTTGTAAAAAGCTTCAATAGTTCCATTTCTGTGGGAATCAG GTCCACAGGACTGGTAACTGGGATCAGTGACGTGGACCCTGTAAGATGGCCTGGTTCCAAGTGGAGGTGTCTGTTG GTAAATTGGGACGTTGATGCAGATAGTAATCAACAGAATAGGATATCCCCATGGGAAATTGAACCGACTGGTTCAGTTTCGGGCTCTGGCAGCCTGTCAACAGTAGGTTCCAAGAGGGCCAAAATCGGTCTTCCCTCTGTCAATATGGATTTTCCAATTCCGA ATGGAAATGGTTGTCCAGACTTGAGGGAATCTGCAAGTATCCACAAGgtcttgcaaggtcaagaatttaTGAGACTCGGTGCTCCAAATTGCATTGGTGTGACAGCTTCTCATGTTTTCGGGATTGGAAATCCTCAGTACTCAGAGAAGGGATGTTCCACTGATGCAAATGGCAGCATCATAGGTGAATCTGTTCCAGGAGGTAGGGTCAGAATCCCACATGGAAAATCTGACTCGTCCTTCAATCGCACAGGCTTTAGTGAATCTATCCGATTCCAGAAGGTCTTGCAAGGTCAAGAAGTTTTCTCAAGAAATCCTCCTTTCCTTGGAGCACCATGTGATGCTCATGTAAGGAATGGTGTGTACGGCCAGTTTGATGATGTTCACACATCTCGTGCTGAAAGCAGATTGCCTATAGCACCCCATGGATATGTTACTCTTCTTCAACAGTCTTTGCCATCAATTCAAGCATTTTCCCCATCTTCGGTGCTAATGTTTCAAGATGCAAGTTGTGTATCTCTGTCAGCTCATTCTATGCCTGGCATGAATTATCAAGACAGAGGTGATGAAGGGTGCCGCTTTGCCATGTTAAATGGTTCAGAACCCTTGCATAGAGAAGAAGCAAACTTTCCATCTTGGCCTCCAACAATGGCTTGTCATTTTGCCAACCAGCAATGCAAAATGGTAAAAGTCCATGATCCTGTCTTGGATGGTAAGCTGGACTTTGAAAACGAGCGAAGTGTCAGCCGAAAAGGTTGCAGACTTTTTGGTTTTCCCTTAACCGAGAGGATTCCTGTGGCAAATTTAGTCGACAAACCTCCTCCAGTCACTCCAGTTACTTCAATGCCTCAAATGCCTGCTAAGCCCGTCGGGTGCAGCAGTGCCCTTTATGCTTTGCGTGCAGCTCCAATTTAG
- the LOC103981122 gene encoding auxin response factor 15 isoform X2 yields MGIDLNTIEEEDEEPEHPAHAAPPPAAAAVEDAFQGTPVCLELWHACAGPRIWLPKKGSLVVYLPQGHMEHLGDGGGGGADGGGRGGICRRDVPPHCLCRVIDVKLHADAATDDVYAQLSLLAESEDFERRMKMGEVEGNEEGDDVECINRSSVPHMFCKTLTASDTSTHGGFSVPRRAAEDCFPPLDYKLQRPSQELIAKDLHGMEWRFRHIYRGQPRRHLLTTGWSAFVNRKKLISGDAVLFLRGTDGELRLGIRRAVQFKSSNPVSAHPSGNSTLATLADIANAVSTRKVFHVYYNPRANSSDFIVPYWKFVKSFNSSISVGIRFKMIYESDDASERRSTGLVTGISDVDPVRWPGSKWRCLLVNWDVDADSNQQNRISPWEIEPTGSVSGSGSLSTVGSKRAKIGLPSVNMDFPIPNGNGCPDLRESASIHKVLQGQEFMRLGAPNCIGVTASHVFGIGNPQYSEKGCSTDANGSIIGESVPGGRVRIPHGKSDSSFNRTGFSESIRFQKVLQGQEVFSRNPPFLGAPCDAHVRNGVYGQFDDVHTSRAESRLPIAPHGYVTLLQQSLPSIQAFSPSSVLMFQDASCVSLSAHSMPGMNYQDRGDEGCRFAMLNGSEPLHREEANFPSWPPTMACHFANQQCKMVKVHDPVLDGKLDFENERSVSRKGCRLFGFPLTERIPVANLVDKPPPVTPVTSMPQMPAKPVGCSSALYALRAAPI; encoded by the exons ATGGGGATCGATTTGAACACgatagaggaggaggatgaggagccgGAGCACCCAGCCCATGCCGCTCCACCGCCCGCGGCAGCGGCAGTTGAGGACGCGTTTCAGGGAACGCCTGTGTGCCTGGAGCTGTGGCACGCCTGCGCAGGGCCCCGTATATGGTTGCCCAAGAAGGGGAGCTTGGTGGTGTACTTGCCGCAGGGGCACATGGAGCACCTCGGggacggcggaggcggcggcgccgacGGTGGAGGGAGAGGGGGAATCTGCCGCCGTGATGTGCCCCCTCATTGCTTATGTCGTGTGATCGACGTCAAGCTCCAT GCTGATGCCGCTACAGACGATGTGTACGCTCAGCTCTCTCTTCTTGCCGAAAGCGAG GATTTTGAACGAAGAATGAAGATGGGTGAGGTTGAAGGAAATGAGGAAGGAGATGATGTTGAGTGCATAAACAGATCCTCTGTCCCCCATATGTTCTGCAAGACCCTCACTGCATCTGACACTAGCACCCATGGAGGGTTCTCTGTGCCCCGCCGAGCTGCTGAGGACTGCTTCCCTCCCCTG GATTATAAGCTGCAGAGACCTTCGCAAGAGCTTATTGCAAAAGACTTACATGGCATGGAATGGAGGTTTCGACATATCTATAGAG GTCAACCGCGCAGGCATCTTCTTACAACTGGATGGAGTGCATTTGTGAATAGGAAAAAGCTCATATCAGGAGATGCAGTGCTCTTTCTTCG GGGTACTGATGGGGAGCTTAGATTGGGTATTAGGAGAGCAGTACAATTTAAAAGCAGCAATCCAGTTTCAGCACATCCAAGTGGGAACTCGACTCTTGCTACATTGGCCGATATTGCTAATGCTGTGTCCACAAGAAAAGTATTCCATGTCTATTATAACCCAAG GGCAAACTCGTCGGATTTCATTGTTCCATACTGGAAATTTGTAAAAAGCTTCAATAGTTCCATTTCTGTGGGAATCAGGTTCAAAATGATTTATGAAAGTGACGATGCCTCAGAGAGAAG GTCCACAGGACTGGTAACTGGGATCAGTGACGTGGACCCTGTAAGATGGCCTGGTTCCAAGTGGAGGTGTCTGTTG GTAAATTGGGACGTTGATGCAGATAGTAATCAACAGAATAGGATATCCCCATGGGAAATTGAACCGACTGGTTCAGTTTCGGGCTCTGGCAGCCTGTCAACAGTAGGTTCCAAGAGGGCCAAAATCGGTCTTCCCTCTGTCAATATGGATTTTCCAATTCCGA ATGGAAATGGTTGTCCAGACTTGAGGGAATCTGCAAGTATCCACAAGgtcttgcaaggtcaagaatttaTGAGACTCGGTGCTCCAAATTGCATTGGTGTGACAGCTTCTCATGTTTTCGGGATTGGAAATCCTCAGTACTCAGAGAAGGGATGTTCCACTGATGCAAATGGCAGCATCATAGGTGAATCTGTTCCAGGAGGTAGGGTCAGAATCCCACATGGAAAATCTGACTCGTCCTTCAATCGCACAGGCTTTAGTGAATCTATCCGATTCCAGAAGGTCTTGCAAGGTCAAGAAGTTTTCTCAAGAAATCCTCCTTTCCTTGGAGCACCATGTGATGCTCATGTAAGGAATGGTGTGTACGGCCAGTTTGATGATGTTCACACATCTCGTGCTGAAAGCAGATTGCCTATAGCACCCCATGGATATGTTACTCTTCTTCAACAGTCTTTGCCATCAATTCAAGCATTTTCCCCATCTTCGGTGCTAATGTTTCAAGATGCAAGTTGTGTATCTCTGTCAGCTCATTCTATGCCTGGCATGAATTATCAAGACAGAGGTGATGAAGGGTGCCGCTTTGCCATGTTAAATGGTTCAGAACCCTTGCATAGAGAAGAAGCAAACTTTCCATCTTGGCCTCCAACAATGGCTTGTCATTTTGCCAACCAGCAATGCAAAATGGTAAAAGTCCATGATCCTGTCTTGGATGGTAAGCTGGACTTTGAAAACGAGCGAAGTGTCAGCCGAAAAGGTTGCAGACTTTTTGGTTTTCCCTTAACCGAGAGGATTCCTGTGGCAAATTTAGTCGACAAACCTCCTCCAGTCACTCCAGTTACTTCAATGCCTCAAATGCCTGCTAAGCCCGTCGGGTGCAGCAGTGCCCTTTATGCTTTGCGTGCAGCTCCAATTTAG